The nucleotide sequence AACGTGTCGTCGAAGTCCCGGCGTTTTAACGCTATTGGGGATCGACGACAAAAAGCAAGCCGGAAACAGCAGAAAACCGCATAAGACCGGGTGTTCACAGACGGGTTTCCGGCCTAACTATACAGGGCTGGAACATGGGTTTGTTGCAAAATTTCCGGCCTGACTATGCAGGGCTGGAACAGGGGCAAAACATGCAGTACGCAAACAGGACGGCTGCAGAAGAGGAAAGAAGGGAGGGAAAGGGCAGCTTCCTCCCCGGAATGAATTCCGGTGAGGAAGCTGCCCGGTTTTCTATGAGGAAATGGTTGGTGCTTAAAAATTTTTTGGTTTTATTAGTTGTATCGGGAATTATGGTTAAGGGATATGCTTACTTATGGCCAGGGATTGTAAAAATGTACCATCATAGCCAGCCGGAAGTGTTTTGGATAAAGTTGAGGCAAGTTTTTGTCTGGGCTATGATAATGGACTTGTCAGTAGCTATAGTTGTAATGTTTATGCTTAATATCGTTCGAGAAACATCTTGGACTAAAAAGCAAACTGCTACTGTTATAATTGGTTCGTTTATAGCTCCATTTGTTCAGGTGGGTGCGATAGGTTTTGCAGCATCAGATACTTCTGCGCAAGTTTTATTGATTGTTTTTGTGTTGGGGCTTTTTATCATCGATTTTTTAAAGAATGGAGGAGCGCGAGGGGGCAGTAATTCCCCTTAATTCATTGAGGGGATACACGGACCCCCTCGTTTTTCTGAAAAAAGGGGGTGACCAGATATTGTTTCTAACGGTGAAGGCACAGGTACATGCCGATAGAGAAACCGAAGCCGTTCTGAAAGACGCGATGTTTTGTGCCACCAAAGTTTACAACGGCCTGCTGTGGCATCTGCGGGAAGGATCGAAAGAGACCGGCAAGGTAAACCTGAGTTGGTCGAACATCAACCGAATAATCAAAGAACTTCCCCAGGCGAAAGGCTACTATTCCCTGTCCGTGCGGATGACCTGTCTCGAAGTGATGGAGGCGTACAGGTCCTTTTTCGCCTTGAAGAAAAACGGACGTGTTAAGCACAACGCTCCCGGCTTCCGGCGAAAAACCGCATTGTCACCGCTAAAATACGTCCAAAGCGGGTTTAAAGTAGTCGGTGACCGGGTAACCGTAAGCCTGGGCACATCCCGCCCGGACGGCGTGCGTCGGGTTTCCTTTCGCGTTTCCCGCCGATCCGGGATAAGCCTAAGTAACCTGCGCGAACTTTCCATCATCTACGATAAGCTAACCGGGCGGCTGGAAGCCCGTCTGGTGGTGGAAGTTCAGTTATGCGAAAATGCCGGTACCGGCAGGGCGGCAGTGGACCTGGGCGAGACAGTGCTGTTGGCGGCGGCATTTGACGACGGCGGGTCTATTCTCTATTCCGGCAGACTGATCAAGTCAATCCGGCGGTATTGGCAGAAAGTGCGTGCGAAAGTCAAACCCCCGTCCAAAGAACAGCCGCGCATGTCCCGGCATTACCGCCAGATTGCCCGCAAGGAGCGCCGGCAGGTAGAACACCTGCTGCATATAGTCTCCAAGCACTTTGTGGAAGAGTGTGTGATGCGCGGGGTGGGCGAGATCGTATTCGGCGACCTGACCGGCAGGGTGGAAGGCAGGAGGTTTGGCCGGATGAACCAGCGGCTGCACGCATGGGCGTTCCACAAACTGACAGACATGGTTGTGTACAAAGCGGCGCTGGTCGGGATCGCGGTGCGGAAGCACGACGAAAACGGCACGTCTATAACCTGCCACGCCTGCGGTGTAGAAAAACCGTCGAACCGGAAAAGCCGCGGCTTGTACCTGTGCAGGTGCGGCTGGACGGCGCACGCCGACATCAATGCAGCCCTAAATATCTACGAGAGGGCGTACAACGTATCTCCCGTCAAGGGGAGTAGTGGCCTGGTGGCGAGGCCCGTGGTCTTGTCGTTCCGGATGGATCGGCATACGGTCCACGAACCGAAGCGCAGGATAACCCTGCGCCCATCCGCTTAAGGATGCCCCCTACTTTAGTAGGGGGAGGATGTCACGAATGTTCTTTTGTTGCGAATCTAAAAGAGTGCAATAAGACGGCTGCGGAAGCCGTCTTTTTTTTGAAAGGGGGAATGCCTTTTTGACCAGGAAAAAAATTATAATTATCACTGCTGCAGCCGTTACCGCCCTGGCGGCGGTAATCCTGTTCCTCTGGTGGCTGGGCGGGCGCGGCCCGGTACTCACGAAGCACACCCGTGCGCCGGACCTTACGCCCGGGCAGGTGGAGCAGGTAACCGACTACGGTACCGTGGTTAAGGCGGTTCCGGACAAAGAGCTTACCTACGCCAGCGCAGAAGCCGGAAAAAACGTCACTGTAAAGCCTGCGCCCGGCGCGAAATTCCAGTACGCGTCATACGTTACCGACCGCCTGCTGGACATCCCGGTGGGCGCGGAAGTATACGCCATCACCGACGGGGAGGGCCTGCTGTACGGGCTGTACACACCGCTTCTGCCGCCGGAACACGCAACAAAAAAAAGATAAGCAAGCTGGAAGGAGTCTGATAAGATATGTCAAATATTAACAAAGATTTTCCTACATACGTAAATAAAGATTTTGTTTCATTGGTGCATGTTGTGGACCAACCAGGGTTCTACCTGGTGGAAAAACCGGAAAAGATGTTTGTTGTGGTTCGGCAGTTGCTGTACTGCGGCAAACTGG is from Thermincola ferriacetica and encodes:
- a CDS encoding RNA-guided endonuclease InsQ/TnpB family protein, which gives rise to MFLTVKAQVHADRETEAVLKDAMFCATKVYNGLLWHLREGSKETGKVNLSWSNINRIIKELPQAKGYYSLSVRMTCLEVMEAYRSFFALKKNGRVKHNAPGFRRKTALSPLKYVQSGFKVVGDRVTVSLGTSRPDGVRRVSFRVSRRSGISLSNLRELSIIYDKLTGRLEARLVVEVQLCENAGTGRAAVDLGETVLLAAAFDDGGSILYSGRLIKSIRRYWQKVRAKVKPPSKEQPRMSRHYRQIARKERRQVEHLLHIVSKHFVEECVMRGVGEIVFGDLTGRVEGRRFGRMNQRLHAWAFHKLTDMVVYKAALVGIAVRKHDENGTSITCHACGVEKPSNRKSRGLYLCRCGWTAHADINAALNIYERAYNVSPVKGSSGLVARPVVLSFRMDRHTVHEPKRRITLRPSA